AAACTCTAAAGGATCTATGTCCGAACCAAAGTAATAAGCACCAGGACGACCTGGAATAGAAACAGTATAGTCGCGAATTGGTGGAGCTGCGGGATGTTGGAATCCAGGTAAAAGTGCTAAACCTAATTGTTTTAAAGGTTTTCCGTCTATCGTTAAACTCACAGTTGTCCCACCCTTCTTCCTGATGCCTTCACATATTTTCCTAGTTCTACTGCTAATTTTTGTACATCCGCTTCTTCTCTAATTACGAATGTTGAACCTCTAAACATATCAGCAAAGTTATAGGAATCAGATTTACTAGCGTTTGTAGAGGAAGCTCCATCCGTATTTGCTGCATTACGACTCATCGCTTGTGAACTACTAGCCATACTGCCATATACATTACTGATGACACTCTTCAAACCAGATAATTCTTTCATAGAATTAGCCATTGAATAACTCATATCACCTATTAATCGACTCATAGTGCCTGTAATGCCAAGGGACTTTTCGCTTGAGGATAAAGGTGTTACAGAAACACGATTACCTCTCTTAGTAAATAACTCTGGTCCAGCTTCACCAGCAATAAACGATCCGTCACCAAGAACATGTCCACCTGTCGCTAACATTGGGATTGTAGGGATATTCGGTTTGCTTCCACCTGCAAACGGAACCCAATCCGGCATTTCTATGCTGTTAATCCCTTCTATTAATCCATTAATCATTGAAATTACGGCATTTATCGGTGCTTTGGCAGCTGCTTTTATCCCATTAAAAACTCCATCAAAAATCTGTACTATTCCTTTCCAAGCTTTGTCCCAGTCTCCTGAGAAAACACCAGAAATGAAGTCGATAATCCCATTTAGAATAGGTTTTAAAACAGTATCCCATACAACTCTGATACCATCGAACGCATCTGATACAACGCTACCAATAGCACTAAATACAAATTTAAAAGCCGGCAAAAGAACATTTTCTATAATCGATGAAATTTTTGAGAAAACAGGTGATAGTATTTCATTCCAAACTCGCTGGATAATTGAAAATGCATCTTGAACAATATCTTTTATGAGTGTAAATCCTTTATCAAATACTGGCTGTAACGTCCCAACAATTATGGCTACTATTTGATCTATTGTAGGTTTGAAATATTCGTTGTATATGGCCATTATTTTATCGCCGAATAATACCCATATAGCAATTAATCCTGCAATTGCCGCAACTACTAAAGTAATTGGGCTTGTTAGAACAGCCATAACTCCTGCAAATGTTATAGCACCGGATGTGGCTAAGAATATTACCGGAGCAAGTGCTGCGCAAATACCAACAAGTATACCAATTGCAACTGTTATAGCTGTAATTGCCGCCGTTAACACTGGATGAGCTGAAATAAACCCAGCAAATGCAGATACAACATCAGCTACTGTGAGCAACACTGGTTCAAGCGCTTCTTTTAAATCGTTCATCGCTTCTTTCCACTTAACCATTGGTGATGCGTCCATTTTACTTGCGGATTCTTGTAAATCATCTATTCCTTTTTTTAAGTCAGCTTGTTTTTCTTCGGTTTGTAAAATTGTATTTATGATTTTTTGACCTTGGTCTTCCCACATTGTCATTTTGTTATCGTAAAGGCTTTTTATCCTCTACTTCTTGCACTTCATATTAATGCAAGTTCGGCATACGTTTTCACTGATAAAGTGTCGCGGTCTCGTGGAGGGATTATATCTTTTCACCCTCTATGCTCTGCCCCTGACTATACTTTGCATAGCCTTCGGTTCAAATTAGGATTCGCACCCTCTTTGCTTCATACCGCGATTTTACTTCGGCACAATTTATCATCTACCGAAAAGTTCTACACCAATTGCTTCCTACAAATCAGCATCCTGGATTTGATCTAACCATTTAACCATATCCACAAATGCTTGTTTACCTTCTTCTCCGCCTTTAGCAATTGCTTTGCCCCAGCCTTCTAATTGAGCAAATATTTCTTGTACTGCTGCACTATCCGTTGGATTTTTCGCAAGCTCCAGTTTCTGCGCATTCATTTCTTTAAAAGATTCTAACTCGGCTCTATGTGATTCGCGAACTGAGTCCATTTCATCACTCAAACCCTCACTTAACGCTTGTTTGCGGTTGTTATGATTTTCTTTTAAAGATGATAAGTTCGCTTGATTCACTTCTCTTAACGAATCAAGTTGTGCTTTATTTGATTCACTAATTGACTTTAAGTTCTCTTGTTTGTTTTGCTGGAAAGCTTCTTTTTGTTCTTGTTGTCGTTCTTTCAGAGCTTCCTTTTCGTTGTTTATTTGTTCTTTAACTTGCTCTTTTCGGCTATCAATCTCTGACTTCAACGCTTCTTTCTTTGCGTCAGATGCTTCTTTGATACCGTCTTTTTCTTCTTTTAATCTATCAATCTGACTTTTACGTTCTTCACGTATTTTATCAAGCTGCATTTTCTCTTCGAGATCTCGCAATGCTTTTATTGCTGCCTGACGTTCTTCTTCATTTTTTACCTTACTTATTTTTATCTTTAAATCGGCGCGTTTCTCAGCATTTTCGCGTTCTTTAATATATTTATCTTCCGCTGCTGTTTTGGAATCTAAATAACCAATTTGATCGTCAATCGCTTTAAGGCGATTGTATTTTTCCTCATCGATTAATTTCATACGTTCCATATATTCTTTATCGATGAGCTTTATTTTCTGCTCAGATGACTTTTCAAAAGCCCTAACTTCTGCTTCAAGGGACTTTTCAAGAGCTTTTTGTTGTCTATCATAATTTTTCGATGCTGCATCGTATTCAGCGCTAAGTTTTTTCTCTAAATTCTTTTGTTGATTATCGTAACTTTTAGAAACCGCATTGTATTCAGCATCAAGACTTTTAGCTAATGCATTCTGTCTTTGACTATGGCTTTTGGAAAGCGCCTTTTCTTGATTACTAAATGAGTTAGCAAGTGCAGATTCTTGTTTAGCAAATCCTTTTTGCATCGATGATATCTGTTCATCAGACATTTTTTCAGTATCATCCACAACATCTCGAATAGCATCTTTCATAGAGGTTTTTAATCCTCGGCTCATTTCAACAGAACGGACACGACCTTCTTTTAAACCCGATATGTTCAACAGGATTCGCAAGTCCCTGCCAGTTCTCTTATGAACTTCTGTATATCGCTATACAGACCAGACTATATCATCATCTTTATAAAAGATGCTCCCCATTTCGGGTGCCATTAGCTTACACCCTACGCTTTTCAGCTAGTCGTTGCACGTTCCTTTTTACAGGCTTCGCTCAGTATTGTCTCTTTTAGAGATTTCCACTGAATTAAAGGAGTTTTCTATGAATGTCACCACTCATAGGGACAATTGTTTATCCAATAAATTATCAATATTCCAAGATTTTTCCTTAGCTGCACTTGCCATGATACTTTGTACTTCTTGCGCCGTATAACCAACTCGTCTCAACTGCGCACCATATTCAGCAATAATATCAAGTTGTTCAGGTGGAAATCCTATTTTCAAAAGAGAATTAACTAATCCTAACGCTTCTTCATTTGATATATTTAATTCGCTACCAATTTCATTGGTTTCTTGTATTAATTCTGTAAAATCAATCTGCGAATAAGAACTAGCAATCGTTGCTGCGCCTTGTACTATTGCCATATTGGTAGCATCGGAAGCGTCCTTATTTAATGACCATTGTCTACGTACACCCTCTAAAGCTTCCTCCGCATCACCACCATAGGCTGTAACAGTTCTGACTGCATCCTCCACAGATCTCTTTGATGATTCTGGAACGTCAAAGGTAATATCAATTTTCGTCTTTAACTCGGACATGTCTAAAGCCTGTTCGATTACTTCTTTAAGTCCTAGACCCGCACCTATTCCAGCTACTACGTTTTCTAACTCAACGCCTAATCCTTTAACGCTTTCACCTGCTTGATCTGCCTCTTGGGAAAGTTGATTTAAGTCGCTTCTAATGTTTTGAATGGAATTACCATCATCAACAGAACGAAGCGCCTGTTGTAACTTCCTGATATCAGCTTCAGCTCCTAGCGCTTCTCTTCCAATTATCTCAATGGCCTGGTCTAGCTGCCTACTTGATGCCGTACCATTTTTAATTGCATTCACAAGACGATTCCCTAACGCATCCGCAAAATCATCAACACTTTTTCCTGTGGCGCTAAATAAAGTCTCTAATTGTCTTGTTGAACTTGCTGCTTTATCTTGTTCAGCCTTTAATCCTGCAAGACTGTTTTTGAATGTATTAAGTTGCCCTTCTGTAAATTCAATTTCACGTCTAAATGCCCGATATTGTTCTTCATTAATCGCGCCACTTTCAAATTGTGCTTGAACTTGCTGTTGAGCTGACTTTAAGCTATCTAATTTTTTAGTTGTATTCTCAATTTGTTGAGTAAGCAATTGTTGTTTTTGTGCTAGAGCTTCCACGTTACCTGGGTTGAATTTTAAGAGCCGTTCTACATCTTTTAATTCTTTCGATAGTTCGCTACTTCGTTTGTTAACATCTTTTAAGGCGTTTTGAAGACCGGTTGTTTCCCCATCTATAGAAATTGTAATCCCTTTAATTCTTCCTGCCATGTTATCACCTCACTTGCTTAGAAATTATTAAAGTCATCTTGTGTAGCTGTTCTTGTATTTTCTTTTTCTTTCTTCGGATTTCGTAATTCAACATACTCATCGATATAATCTAAACAATCACCTATTGTCATATCTTCTAAATCTTCTTTTGAAAGTTTGCATGAATAACAAAGAGCAAGGAATGTATCAACGGAAAATCCACCTTTTCCATCGTTACGTCCTTGCCCTTGTTCATCTTCTGTTAGTTTTTTTTTGACTGAACAGTACTTTTAATTAAGTCCTGTATTTCAGTAATAATTTCAGCAATCGGAAATTCACCAAATGTATCTAGCCATGTTAATGGGTCCTGAACCTCTTTGTTTGCCGTTTTCGCAAATGCCCATACTAAGTTATAAATAACTTCAAAATCTAATTTACTTAAATCAACCTGTGAAAGATCAATATTATTTTGTTCTCCATCGGTTGAAATATATGAAGAAAGTATCCCTAAACTAAGGATATCCGCAAACATATCACGTCTAAATTGTGCCTTATAGCGAATAGCTGTACCAGCCGTACTTTTCAAAAGAACCGCTTTTTCATCAATTACAATTGTCTTTTCCATCTAGTTATGCCCCCACAACTTTCTCATAAACTTTTGTATACCAAGCGTCATAAATACCAACTGGTGTAGTTACCTTTGTAGAAGTTTTCACTTTAAGTGTTTCAGGATGCTGCGATGCAACGAATTTTAATTCAGTTATATTAGGCTCTGTTTTATCGCTTTTTGTAGAAGAACCAAAACCAGGTCGTGATACAGACACGTTGTACAGTAAATGACGAGTCGCTTTTACATCACCATCAAATTCAAACATAAGAGCGATTCTCTTAATTTTTGCATTTGAAACTTCTGTTAGAACTTGATCGTCTTCATCCAAAATTTCACCTAATACGTCCGTTCGAAATGCCTCAGTGATATTAGCAATATTTAATGTACCCTCGTATCCTTGGTTGCTAGAATCAGTGTAATAGTTACTATCATCAGCCCAGAAGTCCGACTGTTCACCTTTTGGATCTAACTTCATTTCAACTGCTCCTGGTAATTTTTCTGGCGTACCATATGTGATTTTTCCTGATGAATCTTCAGTAATCACGCTATAATGCACTTTCTTTAGACCGAAAACAACCTTATTTTCCATTCATATCAACCTCGTTTCATATATTTTTTGATACATTTTTTCTGATTCAATAAAAGTCCCGTACGAGTCATAAGGAATTTCATGATCGTCTAGGACTTTTTCAAGTTTGGCTTCTGCAACTAAATCTTTTTTATTTGTGTAAAGCTCAATATTTGAATCATCTATCTTGTGATAAACCTTGTTATCAGCCATTAAATTTGCTGATCCATCCACAAGGATACAAATATAAGGTGGCGCTGGCACTGGCTTACCTGGTGTGGCTATGAAATGCGAATAAGCCACAGGATAACCTGTAGTTTCAAGGATTTTTGTTAATTCACCTAATGTCATTATTCAAGCGCCCTTTCAATCCGTCTTGGTAATTCATTAATTACATACTCTTCAACTGGACGAATATGCACCTGAGCCGGAACAC
This Bacillus paramycoides DNA region includes the following protein-coding sequences:
- a CDS encoding major tail protein; the encoded protein is MENKVVFGLKKVHYSVITEDSSGKITYGTPEKLPGAVEMKLDPKGEQSDFWADDSNYYTDSSNQGYEGTLNIANITEAFRTDVLGEILDEDDQVLTEVSNAKIKRIALMFEFDGDVKATRHLLYNVSVSRPGFGSSTKSDKTEPNITELKFVASQHPETLKVKTSTKVTTPVGIYDAWYTKVYEKVVGA